ctaaaacatatttcccaactctgaaatctaaagagtttactcactcatgatggtatttacaagaaagattaatggaaaagtaaagaataacatgataagaggactaaaatagaaaaactcaggtagaagaacccaaaactctagTTTCTGGAGCTTCAAAAATGGTTGCAACAGCTCCTCCCCCAAAAGAAATGgcgtctccctctctctctcttatattttctttcctttttgtttctccccctttcctcttgtggcaaaaactaggaaatgatgaatttatatggtcccaaaaagttgccctaaaagtaaataagagccaaggagtggataggaaatgatgtGTAAAATTATCTaagtcagcagcattattcacgttctgggcagtctgcttagggtacgacttaaccctaagcagcttcttagcaaatttcagcttttggtcgcactgtctgcttaaggttaagcaaaccctcagcaaatctcgacaaacttagagtaaaatagacttttctgctcatgcttgacttgtgctgcaccttaagcactgccgctttaccctaagcaggatcttaagcaaagtctcaagcaaatttaggctaacttgctctttcaaggcttgatttcttcaactttcctctatgcttaaagaactccaaatttcttcaaatcacttcctaatgcactcattgatcttcgatttgccacaaaatccaatcaaaaacaacaaaattacaaaaatcaaatataaagtatctaaagttaataaataagctaaaataaagctaaaaacataaaatatactaaaatataagggcaaaatggatgcaaaactaccctaaaattcttatatgaaatgagtgtaacattgcatcacatgcatgggcctttagatagagtcgagatgacactaatgcagatctgttctttgtctgttttataggatcgatggcatctgatccttcagagcacgaacCTCCAGGTCCattagaggaggaagtagagagtcatgcacctgctcctagtcgaGGGAGAAGTGGTAGAAGAGCAGAGTCATCTCAAGATACTATAAGTAGGGCACAGtaggccttctatgaacagatgaaAAAGCTGTTCCGTCAGGTCGCCGGAGCCATtcctcagccacagccacctccacctctatAGCCACagccgccaccaccaccacctgtacagccacctccacccccacagcTGCAACTTGTACACtgatctccactagagagactgcggAAGTATGGGGCAGTTAACTTCAGAGGTAAGAGAAATGATGATCCAGTCGCAGcaaagtattggctggagaggacagagagggtattgcagcagttgcaGTGCACCCCAGAGTAGTAGTTgcagtgtgctctgtcactgctacaggaggatgcatatagatggtgggtaaTAGTATCTAGAAtagtacagcctgcacagatcatctagaagttctttctggctgaattcagaaagaaatacatcagtcatgtgtacttggaggccagaaggagagaattcctagcaCTGAGAAAAAGGCAGTtgacagtctccgaatatgagcgggaattcgtgagacttagtggatatgcattagagctaatgcctacagaggttgataagtgcagaaggtttaaggatggactgaatgacaacatccgaCTGATAattacatctcaccacttcacagatttctccCTATTAGTAGCGTCAGCTCTGGATGTGGAAAGAGTCAGAATTGAGGAGCAATCCAGGAGGGACAGACAACATAAGAGAGGTCCTGGACAGGGCCAGTTTAGTGCACCAGCTACTAGTAGTAAAAAGTATAAGGGTTCACAGAGCCAGACACAAGGCCCAAGGGGCTAGTCTGGAGTATCTATAGCTGGTTCCCGGGTACAGTAACAAGAGAATCAATTTCAGTGCCAGAATGTACCCACTGTGGCAGgatacacagaggggagtgtcgactgttgactggtggatgtttcagatgtgggtctacggatcatttcatacgaAGTTGTCCACACGGGAGTGCTCCCACTGCACTACCACAGACAGAGAGGACTACCCCGGCAGcacaaaggggtagaagacctatGAGGCTTGagacagctggtacatcacagagggcttctGAGACTACAGAACGGCCTGAGGCTGGAGTAGCACCCCGTGTGTACGCTATGGCTTGAGAGGAGCTAAATCCGGTAGATGTTATCAGAGGCACATTTCCTACTTATAacacctttaagtatgtattgatagaccctaattatattcacccctatatatacattgtgtctcctgttaaaaagaggataccgagagatgggttagaagatgacatgcttgtcaccatccctttgaaccataaggttatggtagattatcaaccgaaaaggatcatatcaaagataatagatggaaatgagaaggtggttgtatatgagatgaaagaagatgagtacagaactggttgaaaaaaaaaaagagttagtctaTTGGGATTATACCATGGtgactatgcaatgctcttgatgtttgtgctgtaagctgcagattacagtaccgacttgggactattgtgtagaatTATGTATTTTCAATAGTAAATTGAGATAAGGGTAAGATTGTagaactaggattaataagacggactaaagaaaaagtaaagtattataacacaaaaaggcaaaaagacaaggagataacggtccctcgattatttacactgtgtaactttcgaggacaaaattttatttagagggaaagtattgtaatgccctcaccataggtagtccgtacattttactgttccaacgACTAATGTCTTTTTggacagttaaaatgtctggaactacacctaaactatagtgaggaggcataaattgaagaaataaatgttaagaaaatataggaaaaatgtagagaaaaaaaataaattaaagtttagaaaatttataaattggtacaaaaataataaaaataacccaatatgcactactaagggcattttggtcatttcacccccaaaggtgaattttgacctaaatgtcaaaataaaaaaaatttagagaataaaataattaacataattaaaatttatgaaatagattaggaaaatgagaagagaaaagaaaagaaaagaaaagaaaagaaaagaaaaagcttaggaaaattcaaaaaaaaattataaataggcactagaggacaaactcccacTCACTTCCAacttcttcctccatttcttctctctctctttccctcatttcctccattgttgtcaagcttccaagcttgatttcccaagcttctacacaccaaaacccatagcccacttcacaaataataccccccactccataaggaagctatagacacccattgAAAGCaaaaaatttgaagttagggaagctcaagtaaggttagtgcaccaatccctcttcttctctttattaaacatgaaaagcatgtttagccaagcataaatatcattaaaacaaaaagaaaatctagaggaaagaaccattgaatttttggcagccatggaacttgaagtttattgcttttaagtgatgaaaaatggttccatgagaatgtgtgatgagttaaaatgtttgggtgtttgattgtgtagtgtttgtgaaaatttaaaactttgaaaactagggtttgtgtaaatgcttgaggacttggtGTAAATGTTGAAATTAACCTATTGAGTTGAAAtggttgcttatagaagtgtattgcatgcaaattgaagtaaggaagttgaaggaatagagatattgggagtgttcaattttctgcaggtttggactctATGAGcccagtgggtttattgacccataactgaaaatgtgtgactccaattggtataacgccaattggaggtgaaaatagactcaaaatagcccatttttcatgtagacaccatgccTAAATTTTCCTAAAATCATGactaattctctgcccaaacctggatgaccaaacattgacactcagaaaatgaccaaatgaacagtacgtattcatttggtgataactctctctatactgatccaaataacctaaaattacatcaatagaaagcttagacatagggctacacttttcatgaagaccacttgacctagttttgcttttaaccaaatcaaattgttagcacaagttgagtcactaaaactgccaacctagaaaatgaccaaatgaacaatacttgttcatttggtcataactctctctatactggtccaaatgacctaaaattacatcaatggaaacatgatacttagggctacaatgttgatttagacacctttaccaaattctaagtgtaaagactctaaaaagagggtcaaacatactgccctgaagttggttattgcccttataggactgagagtccagatTAATACACtaactataactcactataccaagcttgaaaatttatgaaattataccTGGGAGTCCTTAAGACacagaggaacatatcttgtgaaggaacctaagtctaaaaatgacaataaaatgatcaaatgactggtcaaattttattgatcagaaattgtaaattctggatagCATAGAGTCAAAGGaactagttatggtattttgaccataacttgagttctataaccctaaattcagtgattcaaaaactaaaattcaagtttaaacatagaggagcatttgttgtgaaggaagtgtgatcaaatagacatcctaacctagtcaaattcctaaataaaaataacatatccaaatgaacctaaagaaaggttcatgggaaaaaaattgttatatatgataattaaaatactcataaggataattaaatattaaaaatgatatgaatatgtaaattgggactaatgtcctattaatatgaaattaatggtaccaatgaacagtaccagaaaatagtaaagtgaatagtactaaaataattaaaaatgtttaattgcttacagtatacctaaacttatttatttagtttggataaattggtataccaattagggactacagatagcagtactgcctaccgagaaaatcatgaactgataatatatgtcttgtatgattattctacaagcaatatgcctacttactggccattgtgcctactttatttctggctttacaaaccTAACATtgagtctcgtgcccgacagctagtCTCGTGCCTGACAAACGTATACTGGAcaaacatatggctgtctaaccagtatacacccgtgcatccagcttttataatttattataggtttcttgggcattgaaaatgattaattaagattgaatatacaataagtaaatagataagatcctgataaattaaattattcccaaagtgcaataaaaatgtaaaagacacaGAAATAATGAATTtaccattattatttaaattgttaaattattgttattataaactatgcaccactaagcgttttgcttagcgcgttgctttttcatCGCGTAGATACTGGAGATTAGTCCCATCGATCGCGATGGCGATGGTACCGATGAGTGCAATCGACAGAGCTCACCGACCGCCATCGCCcgcagtcacctcaccggtcttttgtattttgatagggctcatgtatagactagtattttagttcattatgtttagtcatgatgtaattactagtttatggtgtatttcattttggacttgaaattaaacttgagattgaaatgaaatagatttattatctatgaatttccatatgaatgcaatagatgatatttcattttgagatctcataaatagttgtgaatgatatgataaaaaagAATATGAtaaggaaatatgtgagatgactatgaatatgttaacaggtgatagtggaacccaccagatgctaataaaatagaggaagatCTGTtcaggtctccacagaaataagatataaaaaaaaaaaaattctacacatagaatacatgttttaaatgacatcaaaagtttacaatagacatgacaagacaagatagggtgctccggcatcgaatgtggcactcatcgctcgactacactatagacgagtGAGGAGCGTcacaaattgtaacaccctaggcaaatcccatatcggcaaaatacgggagagatgctgggtttataagttggtggttcgtaactcctagtgacgcattttaaaaccgtgagggcttcggcccaaagcggacaatatcactagtgggccgggccattacatttgtggtatcagagccgctccgcgtgcaactttgaacgatggtggggcaaacctcagcgaggacgctgagtcccataaggggggtggattgtaacactctaggcaaatcccacatcggcaaaacacgggagagatgctgggtttataaattggtggttcgtaactcctagtgacgcgttttaaaaccgtaagggcttcggcccaaagcggacaatatcactagtgggccgggccattacataaattatatgaaatgAGAATGCTTTGTTAGAAGAAAAAGGTTTTGTATGTGTTAAATAATAGAAAGTATCAACTATTTATAGGcaagagataaaaaaaattatattaaatttaattaggccATTAaatcattgttaattttaaagaaacgttattttttaattgaaataattttaaagttattatttaaaatattaaaactctaaaaCATTAGCTATAAATTTTAGCCAAATAAATTGGCAGCCTCTCTGAAATCAGTGGCTTtacataagtttttttttttgtaatggctataaattattttttatttataataataataatatataattcttaatttttttatgatttaatgAAACATTAAGCATTTTGGATAAATACTAAATACAATTGTAGTCAACGTGTTTAAAAATATTCcactaaaaattttttattttcctttaataatcatatatgtttaaaaaaaatttaattattaatgtcTCATAAAAATTCAATATCCTCTTATGTTTGGCTCTAATTTGGTgtaaatattttaaaggaaattaaatttttagttatgGTAATAACTAGAGAGCCATAATGATATTCATTGACATGTTGGGTAGGCAAATAATCAGTAATCAAATACTAAATTTAAGTGCAATAATTGCGTTTAAAAATATTTCACTAaatgattttgatttttttttaaaataaatattgattttgattttcctTTAAAGGAAAAAAAGGCCATCTATAAATGCAATTTAAAATTGCCACTTTACATAAAAGTAATAGAGTAGAAAACCATGTGATAACATCAAGGGAAAATCTAcctgttaatatatatatataatgtgaaatcataaattaatggtcaattttctttaaattaataaccattagtaatatttattattattattattattattattattattattattattattattattattattatcattgagGATGACACGTGATATTCTGAATACTTTCTTGCTTTATATAGatgtatagatttgaatttaaaacGAATTAATTTTACAAATAATTATGATACCATTCACTTATTAAACTActaattgaaatattttatcacATTGTTAGTTATTccgttaaaatttaaatataaaaattttttaaattaggcTTAATTGCCAATTTAATCTATTTTAGAACCTTCGTTAATTTTAGCcttaatttttaactttttactCGTGCTCATAAAAAATTTATCCATCATTTGTATTTCTATAATCCTCAAATCACATTTCGGTACGTAAAATTGTTTTTTCGGAGTAAAATCTTGATAAGTTGGCTCATATATAACATTAATCTCCCTTAATCTAACTCTTAATTATGAgccaattaaattaataaaatacttGGATCATCTGATTTCACATGATTATTACGTTATCGAAAGATATAATTATTGCAATATTAAAACATTCAATAAATTTAggtattaatttgttaaaattaaaaataaggagtaaatttttttaaaaatgaaggTTGAGATTTATATGATAATTAGGCCTAACTAAGAATTAAGGGTaactctttaaaaaaaaaaagtcaattaagggtaaaattcaacatttattttcattttttaaaatttaaaattagaaatttttatttacaGGATATCAATATATATAGACCTTGagacacaatatatatatatatatatatatatataataaataaaacttatatatttatatcttaaattcaTAAAATATCGAGTGATAAGTTTTTTTCCTCATAATTCACACTAatgtctcttttttttttgtctaatttactaaaataatcttCTTTTTTAATCTACATTTATTTTCTAGAAAATAATTAATACGTTGAAAATATTTTACTCAAAAAAATGTcttctataaaaatatttttttattatttagttacaatattaaattaatggtatGTATTTGTATCATGCATGTATAAGtgcttttacattttaataagattatttaaatttaaaaagagaaaatatttttttttaaaataacttaattttttctttaactaagaaaatattttctattaaccCATTTTTTGAGTGTCCTAAATGCTAATATACAAAaagtatttttcaaaaaaatattttccacaaaataaaagaaattctTTCTCATTCTTTTTCTACGCAATCACTACATGTAAATTTATTTCTTTCACATTGTCATCATTCGTTCTTCAATCCATCAACTTCTTCTACCAAATAATTTGAGGCCAATAAAACTATAAAGGAAAAAAAGAAGGTGCCCTTGTCTTTCCCTAACTTAAAATCTTTAACAAGTTCAAAGTTGCAAATCTGTCTTTTGCATGCTCATTTGAGCCAAAGTGAAAACTTTAATCCTCCTTTTTATCATTTCCATGAAAAATCTTAGCATGTTAATTGCAATAAAAATTTCAAGTCTTCTATTCAAGATCTTCCATATGAAATTCAGTATATATGGTTTTCATTCCTTATGCCAGGCCATTTTAAAGAGTGAATGGCTAGGCATCTTAAGGCTGAtagaaacatatatatatatatatatatatatatatatatatatatatatatatatatatatatatatatatagttcctctaagtaaatagggataaaatcctatgatcatttaattatttttgatatttcaagttcctggtcaggacagatagatttaatcagaaaagagtttctgatgagaaaatctttttaatcaagaactgaaattaaaagagaacataatattcatagcaaatggggtttgacataaaccatgactccagctcaaattgggattttgtaacagagagattatagtgcatggtaacatatgattataggttcatttaaggtaaaccttattactaattgggtggccatggcatgctatgctaggtgttaaccatggtctatgaggtgtataaaatgatttaaagaaatcatttatggtaagaaagagttctgataatattaagagttgatatcatgtctcattgccaattagtgatgagcctaatgagtcacacacatacacaagtaatcaccaaattaaatatgatttaattaattaattaaagagtttaattgattaattaaataggtttggtttgcaattagattgcaaagtccctagcatggcttgaaaccaaatctaggttattggaagtatagtataagttaaatttatatttaaagtatt
This Hevea brasiliensis isolate MT/VB/25A 57/8 unplaced genomic scaffold, ASM3005281v1 Scaf1, whole genome shotgun sequence DNA region includes the following protein-coding sequences:
- the LOC131176305 gene encoding uncharacterized protein LOC131176305 — its product is MICAGCTILDTITHHLYASSCSSDRAHCNYYSGVHCNCCNTLSVLSSQYFAATGSSFLLPLKLTAPYFRSLSSGDQCTSCSCGGGGGCTGGGGGGCGYRGGGGCG